The Aquila chrysaetos chrysaetos chromosome 21, bAquChr1.4, whole genome shotgun sequence DNA window TCTCAAGAAGCGTTAACAAGTCTCTTGGTTCCCACCAGCTTATGATGACAAAGTTCAAGAGGAGAAGAATATCGAGTGCATTTCAGGACAGTACTTCATCCAAGGGGGCAATGAAAGTGAGGAGAAGAAGGCCTGCCAGTTCAAGCGTTCACTGCTGCAGAACTGCTCTGGCATTGAGGACCCAACGTTTGGCTACTCTAAAGGCCAGCCCTGCATCCTGCTGAAGATGAACAGGGTATGGAGAAAGCTGGTCGTCCTAATTCCTTCCTTCAGTGTAATCCAGTGTGATAGCGTAAAGACCATGCAGGGACTGAAATTCCGCTACTTCGCAGGCCTAGGGAAAAAGGGAACTAGAATCCCAAAACCCGCTGGCTCATACCTgctagaaaacataaaaaagaaacactacaAAACTTGCTCGATTTGATTTGTTGAGACCTGAGTGCTTGGAGGGTCTTGTGCCAGGCCCCTGTGTGGGACAAACTGAGCTTTAGGGCTACACCTCAGACCCCAGTCTCTTTATAACGGGATCTGCTTCTCGGAGCACATAACTCCTGTCCTGAGCAACGTGACCGGCACGAAAAAGAGCTCAAGCCCTGGCGAAGGGAGGCAGCACGCACTTGGCACTGCATTTCATATAAGCATGGAtgtcttttgtttttgcagatCATAGGCTACCGCCCTGGTGGTGGGGTTCCCGTGAGCGTGGGCTGCAAAGTGCAGGTACTGCTTTCATTCATGCTCGGCAGCGTGGTGCGTAGAAGGTCAAATGTCTTCCTCTGATGGACCCCACCAATATCTGTCCTCGTTTTAGCCCCAACCACTCTCAGAACCCAGCGCTGCCAACGCCTCTGGGTGCAAGCGGGTGCCGGTCTGCTGAGAATGAGAGAGGCCACCGGTCTCCTGCTTCTCACCCTCCGAGCGCTGCCGGCTCCTGCCAGCCTCaccctgcagggctgggtgccaggGTGCCAGCTAGAGcttggagctggggggggaagaagcaggagctgctcaCATCCATCCCCACCAGCTCCGCGGGACCCTCGGTCCTGGGCAGCACCCTGCAAGCCACCAGCAATAGGGTGAAGGAAGGACTCCTGttgcccaggcagcagctggatcGTACCTTTAGAGAGCAATAAAGCAGAAGGCAAGCGCAGGGAGGGATCGACAGGCAGCAAATTCCGTAACCCTCACCCGTGCCTTCATAGCACTGTTATGCTCTGGCTCGCTGCAGCGACAGCTGGCTCTCGCAGGAAACACGCTGCATGCAGGCAGgcgggcacagctgagccctgATGTGGATTTGCAAGAGATGTCTGTATTAAAGCTCCTTCACCTTACTCTGAAGGGAGCTGTATTTTGTGTCCCATGTGCTATGtgtgtaccttttttttttttttcctaatcacaGAAAGGCAATGAGAGCAATCTCAGATCAGTGGACTTCTACCCTGGAAACGGGACGTTTGATCTCATGTATTATCCCTACTACGGCAAGATCACTCACGTAAGTAAGGACTCTGGCATCTTTGTTATGTCTCCTTGGGAAGgagagggcaggagctgctgcacagAGTACAGATGTGCTTTCTGGCTATTTTGGGCAgatgcaggcaggagggaggccaTGGGCACTGGGATTACAGCACTCTATTTCTGTCTCTGACAAACTGCGGGAAATCCTTGGGGACTCCGGTTCCCCCTTGCCAGCAATGGGAATGATTACATTTATCATCTGGAGACTAAGACTGGCTTTGCTAACTCCCAGAGAAGGTCTCAACACCAGCATTTTCCCAGGGCGTTAGGGAAGTCAGGGGTTAGGTGACACAAGACAAAAAGGATGGGGCTTCTGTCAAAGCTATGACAAAACCACTTCAGGCTGGGTGGTTCAAAACAGAGCAGTCCAACAGCAGTGGCTGTTTCTGAACATGCTGGCCAGCACTGCTTTGGTCTGGTCTGGGCTGTACAGCGTTAGgaggtgtcgtggtttaaccccagccagcaactaagcaccacgcagccgctcactcacttcccccccacccagtgggatgggggagagaattggaaaaaaaagtaaaactcatgggttgagataaagacagtttaataggacagaaaggaagaaaataataataatagtaataataaaaggattggaatatacaaaacaagtgatgcacaatgcaattgctcaccacttgctgaccgatgcccagttagttcccaagcagcgatccccacCCCCctcaggccaactcccccagttcatatactgggcatgacgtcgcatggtatggaatacccctttggccagtttgggtcagctgtcctggctgtgtcccctcccaacttcttgtacccctccagccttcttgctggctgggcatgagaagctgaaaaatcctcaaCCTCatgtaaacactacttagcaacaactgaaaacatcagtgtgttatcaacattcttctcataccaaacccaaaccataacaaGATACCAgcttcaagaaagaaaattaactctatcccagccgaaaccaggacaggaggTAACGCACCTTCACaacaaaagctgaaatggaAGATGAGGCTGGCACTAGACTCCTATTGTCAcactgctgctggctgaggACGAGGAACAGCCCCAGATGCCGGGTCTCCACGTCCTCTGAGCGCACAGATCCGAGGAACAAGTCATAGGTcgctttttaaaacagcagaaagtgTTTGAGAGTCCCATTATCCAGCGTTACTTGTCCTGGCTAATCAACCCAAGTGGCACGGTGCAGTGCAAAACTCTGACGTGATCCCGTCCCCCTGAGGCACAGGCACAGAAAGACTCAGCTTCAGCATCCTGAGGCACCGTGATGGACATCAGGCAAACGCACTCAGGCACCTGGGAACCGCGAACCAATTACTAATGGTTTTTACTGAACATGAAAGCACTGCCTGCTTTTCGGCTCCCTCAAAAATTACACTTAAATCTCCCTTCTTTTCAGGTCAACTATACATCCCCACTGGTGGCTATGCACTTTACAGATGTGAAGAAGAATTATTTGGTTCCTATTCAGTGCAGTCTGAATGGGAAAGGTATTATCAATGATGTTAACAGCGACCGCTTCCTGGGCCGAATCATCTTCACGCTCAGCATTGGAAAGTAGCCACCGCAAACACTGGGCACTTAGGTTAAGTCAATCagaggctttttcctttttaaagcataaagCCAGCATTTTTTCTGCTAGGAAAAACAGGCACATGGagatttttgttaatttatttttgttcatagTTAGGAAACAAATGAGATACAATGGAGCGCGGAACCACATTTTTCATCATCTGATGTAAATGATTAttagtaaaaattaaaagttacttCCTGGGCAGAGAACCTGCAAaggcatttcagttttgattaaaaaaatctctggtaTCTGAATACTATTTTCATAAGGTCTTTTACGAGTGACCTCTGTGGAATGAATTTTTCCTGgctttaaattttaatctttGCCATAGTTTCATGTGCGTTTCTCAGGCAAAAGCTAACAAGAGGGTAGTTTATTAGCACTAttcttgttaaaataataaacagcaaaaattgTGGATTATGCCTGCAATGACACagttaaaaagtgaaaatggcaGATCTCAAAATGCCTCCTAGGGTCTTCAGCACCAAGAGCATCTTGATGCAACATTTTACACCGCTTGTTCAGCACACCCCAGGTGTTGGAGCAAAGGCCATGTAGAAAATCATTTGCCCTTGAACCTTTCCAACTGTTCCTTTCTGAAGTGGGAAGATTAATGcatttctccctcctcctcctcactccaGTACTTCTCTCTGCCCCAGGAATCCTCATCAAGTCCATTAGGCAGGGACAAGCGAAAGGagctcttctctcccctttcagGTTCGCAGGTTGACGGCTGCTCTTTCCCCTGTTCAGGCACAGAAGTGCCTGTGAAAAAGGTTAGACCCCCCCCAAATATTTCAGGCCTGTTCTTCCCCCTTCCAGAGAGGTCACAGCTATAATGCTGCagaaaaccacaggaaaatGATGAGTCCTTTCATCGCTAAGGGGTCAAGGCTGGTATTAGCGAAGTCATCAATTTATCATCCTCAAAGACCTGTGAAGCACGCTCGCCCTCGTCAGAGAGGGGTGCCGCTAACGTGAGCACCCTCTGCTGCGCGGGCAGCCTGACCCTCCCGGACCCGTCAGCGTACAGCCTTCGTATTTGACAGAGATGAACTGCGCTCTGCATGCTACGAGCTATGAGAACACAGCAGGACAGGACGCCTTAAGATAATGTACTAGTTGGAAAGCACACTTACTAAAATTACTGACTGAACAAGAGCATTATGGTATGTTTGTCCTACATTCTAGTCCAGGTACTTAATCTGCCATCATTTCCTGATCTATATAAGTCTCTAAGAAGtcattttttgtattaaaaataaagcaactacAGTAAACTTAACTCTATGGTACCATTCTTAAAACACTGATGCAAGAGATGCAGTTTGTGACTTTAGCTCCCTGTGCTGGCCAGTTGGGGACtgaatttcaaagcagcatGTAATGTGATCCTTTAATATTGAGCACTTGATTAATTTTCTAGGGCCAAAGAGTTCAGAAGCCCAGTACAATAAGACTCGCTATACCCTAAGTATCACAAACAACCATCGAGCAAAACCTATTTATTAAGAACTGTTAAAAACCTGAACCAGAGGTAGTTTAGAACTAATTTTGCTCAGATGTGGTTGTTCATAGGACACCAATAGAGCTAGGGAAACACAATCGTTCTGCCTGCACAACTTATCTGAAAGGGCATGTTCTGATCAACAGAAACCAGCTTCTGCCAAGGAAGATGCTGCCATGCTAGCGGCTCTTCCTTTGacatcagaaataaattaaacccACAAACATTTCCCTGCCTGGCAATTGCTTTAgctcttttaaaacattcctaTTTCTGTAGGATCCTGAAAGGAAACCAAACCCTTCATGCTTCAGGCCCCGAAATTAACAGCTCTCCAGCTAGCAACAGGACAAAACTTTGTTTATATCTGTTCCCTACCTGCCTATTGGAAGGATTCATGAAGCAGTTGGTCCTTTAGCTGATGCTGGACCCATGCTTGGATCCAATCAACAAAGAAAGATCAACTAATTCGGATGTGAATGTGTGAACAGCTTAGAAGCAAAAGTTTGTTTCCCCACCAACATTCAGATCCAGGCATGCTGACAATCCCGTTGGAAAAGTTCTCGGAAGTGGCACGCGTGTCTACTTACACTAAAACAAAGCTTTATAAACACCATAGTCaactttattttccataaacatATTCTGCTTTCAGCATATTTGTACAGTCATTTCAAGATTTAGAGAATTGTATACACCACTCTTCATGCTACCACAACCTTAAAGTGCTGGCTGAATTTTCAACTTCTGTTGAAGCCCAAAATAATAgcttatatgtatatatcaAATATATACGTATGTGCATCTAGGAAATTGCCACATTTTACTAAAATAACCTAGCAAAAGTGATGCAAAATACTTGGATCTGCAATCTGAGCATGAAACCATAGATTGAATCcatctgctggcagcagagaagCAACACACTCTGACAAGCAGGTGTTATTCAGAAATTGCCAGTCTCAAAATAATTCACCGTTTACCACTCCGGCAGGGAAATCAAGTATTGTGAGAGCAAAGGTACAACACAAAAGACCAagacaaccaaaaccaaagcacatGGTCCAACTCAGCAGCATTAAATTAcactcttaaaaaaagacaacttgGTTCAAGAGCCTATTTGCAATACAAAAATCAGTGTTGTCAGATTCAGATAAAGCTTATCTTTGGTCACAGTGAGGACAAGAATAATTGAATGTACAGGTATTTCTCAAACATCAAAACTCTATAGAAATCTCCCTTTCCTGAATATATAGCTATTGTGAGTTTCTTAAACATCAGTGTTGACTCCCTCCTTTGTGCATGTGAATTATTGAAGGTGCTTTCCCTACAACATAGATACAGGCTCAGTGCACAaagagataaaatattaaagaagctTTAGTAAACACTTGCCACAGCAGACAGGAACTTTGTGTGCCGTCAGTAGCTCTCTGCAGACCTGGCAGCTATTGCGCTGTCCCACAGTTGGAAATCAGGGTTTACTAGCTGCAAAAGGTTTTTACCAAGATGGACCAAAGAGGTTGAAAGAGCAAGAGGCTTCTTTCATCCTATCAACATGAACCTGATGGGAATGAAGCAGAATACAACCACAAATGACTAGCTTCTATTTTGGTACAGTTTAGATACGGAACACAGAACTGCAAAAGGTATGGCATTAACAAAGAAAGCATCTTCAAACAAGGCAGATGCTCTTATTCCTTTGGAAGTCGCTTTCTTCACTATATATATTTGCTTCAGCTTTATGATCAGCATTCCTCATACTAGAAATTTTGTGCTCTTACACTATTCAACTGTTGTTTGGGAGACCAATAATGAGGAGGTTAAAAGCAGCTTAATCCTATCAAAACAGACCAGTTTTATACCTTCACTTGCATTCCCAGATCACAGCTTTTCAGTGACCCCGTTAACCCACAAAAGCTGTCCAAAGGAACTGCAGGAATCTCTGAACAAGCTGTGTTCTTAGTAACTCTTTGAGAGCTCTCAAAATACTCTTGAGCCTCACATGGACCCGTGCTGAAACATTGTGTAATTTCTTTTACGTGCACAGAATCAAAGCTGAGACAAACTGCAGGCAGTGAAATTCCAGCCTCCTGCCCTCATTTCGCAATTGAGCGCagaacaaaagggaaaacagtcaaacaaaacagcacaggATGCATTTCCTTTAGCAGACTGTTGGCTTTTCCGAGTCGTGAAAGTTCTCCAGGACTGAACCTTATCTTAGTGaataaaagacattaaagaCATCATGCTAGCGCAAAGCTATTTAACATACATTAGCAGTCAACTTCTCCGTCCTGAtgttaaacaaattaatttactaGAAGAATCAGATGTTCTTCTCATATTATGTTAGTTTATTAGTGAGATCAGGTACTACCTTTACATTCAGAAGGAATAGGAAATTCAGACTGATTCACAAGAACAAGCTGCTAATGAAGAAAGACAACAGCCATATGCCAAGTTCCCAATAGAAATCTGTTAAGAGCTTGGTATTCATTTTCCCATAGCACATACAGTCCCTTTCGACATAGCATCCACACCTTTAATTATGGTTTTAGATTTAGCATTATCCGAGATAAGCTGTATGCAACTAGAAATTTTCTTGtataaaaagataaagaacagaaataaagtttCATAGATGTCGTCTTTACTCAAAATAATCCCATTTCTCATGTGGACACACATCAGCCCTACTCAATTCTATGGTCCTCAGAACACTTACTTTCTCTAAAATCGTACAATAGCTTCAAGTAATTCTGCAACTCATCTTCAGACTCATGGCACATTATTCTGTCgtgaattgtttttttaattttttttaaataaagaaactatgaattcatttgtttttcttctttttaaagaggcaGATCAGGGAtgctgggaaaaggagaagggcaggaaaGGTGGCAACAGAGACGGAATTAAGAGATTATACAGACTGATAGCCAGTAcgactttttcttcttccaatgATATAAGATATAAAGACAAGAATGATAAGGAAGCCAAGCACCATGCCCACTGCGATGGGAATAAGAAAGTTCAGGTCAGAATCATCAAAGCattcttcagctgcagaaagaagaaaaacaaaaaaagcaagggaGAATAAATTAGTAAAGGAAATCAAGCATTAGAAACCAAAGCAAGCAAGGAGCAAACAGACATTTTTGAGAACTTACACTGTATTAGACACAATAATGCATCTAAAGTCAAATCAGTATTGAGTAAAGAATTGATAGAAAGACTGATTTCTTTAAACATATATACTACACACATAATTTGTATTGGTAATACACTTCTTCTTCTGTGTACATTTACTGAAAATGACAAGAGACAGCCAAGATACATACGCTGAAAGCACTgaatggaaaacactgaaagactCTCTCTTTGGGTGgttaactttatttattttcaatccAAATACAAGATAAGGGTTACCAGTTTCAGCTGAGAACTATGCAGACCTTACCGAAATCAACataggagaaataaaaaaacatagACAGCTGTAATGCTACAGTGGTTTTTAACATACAGGTTGTAAGATACGTGATGAACTCCTTGCCGATACAAACACTCATGCAGGGATTAGCAAACACCACTGATTTCAACTCAGTGATACACCTTAGACATGGAGGCAGGGCTTGGCATTCCTCCCGTTTGTAAAGAGAGCAGAGCTCCACCTGCGTGGTGCCGAGATGAGATGTTTAGTAAGATACCATATGGTGTCTGTGTACTGCTTCAACACTGCAAGGGTGCTTGACTTACATGCTTTTAATAAAGCAGAGCTCCTTATAAAACTTTTTTGCTTGAGTTTATATTAGAACAGAGTTAAGTGTCATGCACACATTCAGTGCTTTATCAAAAGTTAGCTACTGTTTTAAGCGAATATTTAAACCATTTGAACCTCTAACTGCATCAGCCTAAATCATGGGAAATTTACTGTCTTGATTTAGGTCACTACAGTCCAGTAGACGCTTGCCACCACTCCTTCACAAAAGGCTACGCAAAGCCTTTGgctaagaggaaagaaaacaacacaggGAGGTTCAGCACCTGAAAATACTAAACTCGGACAACCTGAATGCACCTACTGCCAAGCAGAGCAAcacttgggaaggaaaaaaaagaggaaagaaaatatgtacCTTATGCAGTGAgctatttcaaaatattctgaCTACTGACAAAGTATTTAAGCATCTTAAAAAGAGAACCGCATTTGATGTTTAGTCATCTTTGTTCACTGAACATCAACGTACACAATTTAACTACTACATGCTGGATAATGGGTCATTAATACTAAACATAAATGAATTTGCTAAGGATGGAAGGTGCCCAACAGACAGCTACAGaaattccctttctctcttctttaaaGGAAGGAGATCACTGCAATACACATCACACTATGGCACGCTTACGAGGAATTTCTGGGACAAAAAGAGTTTGAAGTTTCATACCAGGAACATTCCATCCTTTACCTCTCTCCAGTTTGCCACTGTTGTTGGCACACATCTATCCATCTATTGTTACTGTACAATGGTTACAAGCTTCAGAGAAGTGTCTTCAAATGCAGAACCTGGTAACTGTACAGCACCACAAGCAGACTCCACATTCAGGCCAGGAGGAATAGCTTTTTCGACATATTTGGTTGAATGTGTCTCCGttcaaaataatcagaaatttTGGCCCCCAACATTTTTAGCCCCAGTATAAAAGgtatcttctgttttaattccGATCATGAGATGCAACCGATAGCccaaatttttgtgtttttattggTATATGCTATACAAGAAAACACCgcagtaaatttaaaaataaaatttaaaaaaaggcgTTCATTGGCTGGAAAAGCTTCTTTTGTGTACTTTTAGCATGGCATCTTTAAGCTAGATCAGAAATCTTTGTATCTTCAAGCACAATTGTAATATTTAGTAAAATGTATATAAGGCACAGTCAATAGTAATCAAAACAAACCGCAGTCTATGATAGATTATACACATTAATATTCAACATCCACAAGCACACACAAGTTAAATGCCGTTTCCACAGACCAAACACAACTATTTTTAGTCACATAACACCACTGCATgtcttcaatattttttaattaaaagtgtaGCATTTTGGAAGAACTGAAATTAATTCACTGATTGATTATGAACTAGAACATATTTTAAGTTGTTAGGTTCAAATATAAACCATGACAATACATTCTGTAACATTTCTTAACcaggtttgtttttaacaaactGTTTGCCTGACTTGGCAAGCAAGCCATCTTTTTGagttcagatttttattttttttattaataaaaagttaagctttcccattttaaaactaCTCGTATCCAGCATTACAGTGTTTCTTGTAAGCAACAAATTAAGTCAGTAAGTACTAGGACAACTAATCCTCCCAAAGCTGCTCCTACTGCTATAGGTACAATGAAGCTGTCTACCTCTGGGATGCAGTCTCCAGCTAAACAGAAAGAGGGcaagtttgaaaaagaaatgcatttaaatagaaGTATTTAACACTAATCTCcctgtaattatttaaaagtcttATACCTTTCCCCAACAGGACATCAGACAGTTATCCACAAAACCCTGACCTCCCCCCGTCCCCAAAATATGACAGCAATAGTTTTCCTCACCAAACATCATAACTGACTCGTCAGTCCATCATACACGTCCTTGAAAAGCATGTATCTGTGTATTACTGTAGATTTACCATTATTGTACACCACAGAATCCAGTCTTCCAGTGTCTAGATACTGCAAGTCTCCAGGAGAGACAATAATACTGGAGATAGAATTACAGTAAAACCAGTAACGCTttgacaacaacaacaacaaaaaaaaatccaaagtcTTTACACTTACTACAGGACAGCAGTAACTCCTGCTTGTTCCAAGTTTTGTCGCAGACTCTTGCAGACTGACTTGTACTGATATTTGACAGAAATTTGATGCCTGCAGTCCCACTGTAGTTTAAATTCACTTTGACTGATTTACATCCTTAGGAACCCCACTGTTAAGCTCTTTAACGAGAGACTATCgaaatacttctgtttttcttcacagtacAAAAAGCTTCAGCTGACTTCAGCTTGCACTTCAGAAAGGTGCTAACGTTATTTTGACTTTGTGTAGCAGATAAGAAGGTAGCTTTAACATAATCATTATGTAAGCAGTGCAGGCTAGAATCAAGAAGAAAGGGTAAAGGATCAGACCACactttttcctcttgtcttgTGAACTCTATGGTCATATGACAGGCCAGAAAGAGGTACGATAAAGGGAAGGCTAGTGTCTCTCTTGATGCAGAATAGTATAGAGTAGTAGTGTTACCCAAAGAACTGTCAGCACAGACACGATCAACACAGCTTCTACCATAGAGGATGAAGCTACTAACCAATTCCCAGATGGCTCCCTAACGCTTTCCCACTTTTGCTGAATGCAgagactgattttattttccaggacTGCAAGAAGAAACCAAACTGTTCACAGCTATACACCAATTGAAGATGGCGAGCAAAATCAATCATAAAGCTATCTTGTCCAGATGAAGCTACAATTGACAAAAAAGTTAAGCAAATTTCTAATGATGACCAGATGTAGTGTCTCAATTGTCTTCTGCTAGTGGACTGTGTACCCAAGCACACTTCAGCATgtgctgcaaaacaaagcattaaGACACAGACAAGAGAGGACGCTTCAAGGAGCACCTTCACCAGCTATGTAACAGAATCTGGGATGTAGACTAATTGAAGTTGACCTTACtcatttagtttattttctttaaataaagacagTACAAGatgtctgttttaaaatcaattaaaaaatgtgaacaaGTTTCCTTAAGAAATAGAACAATCTTTATTATTTAGAGCACATGTTGAACAGGTTGACAGTTCCCTACGGAGCAATACATAGAGGAAAACTAGTGGTTTTATAACAACAGGCAGTCAGGTGAAACTTAGATGTTTTCTGAACCAGTTATCTGCACGTCAGTCTAGGAGTATCTTAATCTCTGAGCCAACATACTTGCAAATGAAGATTAAGTTGCAGGTTTTTGCAAAGATACTTCTAGTATTGTTGAATTTTGGGAACAGTTTGCACTCATCTTCTATACCGTCACTTGGAAACCGTGCACAGTCCAAAAATTTACACGGTCAGATGAATACAGTGTGGTAACTACTCCTTAACAGAAATGCATGTGTAGCTGGTGCCACTGAACATCAGTCACAAAAGTGCTAAAAATCTAGATGAACTT harbors:
- the ATP1B4 gene encoding protein ATP1B4 isoform X1, coding for MDGNASAGDTEGQHRSPHQKAVSLLGAAGHPPRGKENKHEEKVQDPDRGEDETKAEMGSKTWADLAGEMKTFLWNPEERTCLGRTAKSWGLILLFYLIFYTCLAGMFAFCMYVMLLTLSPYTPTYRDRVSPPGVMIRPYLNGFTIAFNVSQPSTWQPYVDSMHHFLAAYDDKVQEEKNIECISGQYFIQGGNESEEKKACQFKRSLLQNCSGIEDPTFGYSKGQPCILLKMNRIIGYRPGGGVPVSVGCKVQKGNESNLRSVDFYPGNGTFDLMYYPYYGKITHVNYTSPLVAMHFTDVKKNYLVPIQCSLNGKGIINDVNSDRFLGRIIFTLSIGK
- the ATP1B4 gene encoding protein ATP1B4 isoform X2, translating into MDGNASAGDTEGQHRSPHQKAENKHEEKVQDPDRGEDETKAEMGSKTWADLAGEMKTFLWNPEERTCLGRTAKSWGLILLFYLIFYTCLAGMFAFCMYVMLLTLSPYTPTYRDRVSPPGVMIRPYLNGFTIAFNVSQPSTWQPYVDSMHHFLAAYDDKVQEEKNIECISGQYFIQGGNESEEKKACQFKRSLLQNCSGIEDPTFGYSKGQPCILLKMNRIIGYRPGGGVPVSVGCKVQKGNESNLRSVDFYPGNGTFDLMYYPYYGKITHVNYTSPLVAMHFTDVKKNYLVPIQCSLNGKGIINDVNSDRFLGRIIFTLSIGK